Within the Malus sylvestris chromosome 4, drMalSylv7.2, whole genome shotgun sequence genome, the region GGGAAAGGATACAGAAAACTGAAACAAAAGAGATCTGACGGGGGTGATGATAATAATACAAGAGAAAAGAGAATCGATGTTGGGAAGTCTCTGACTCTATGTGGCTTtgaaaatctctctctctctctctcgagtCTGAGTTAATTTTGTGTGTGGGTAAGTTGAGTTCTCTATGGCCCTATCTGACGGAATGTCAGTGAGGTATTGAATGGGAAAAAGAGTCACGATATTCCATGcaatttttagtcattttctTCACCCTTCAAGCCCCACAAACAAAAACTCTaccactcctctctctctctaactaaACTCTTGTCTTCACCAGCATGTTGTTGATATCATGATTATAATCAAATTAACTGCTTAGTTAGCCTATAACAAGTTTACctcaaaggtttttttttttttttttttttttttttcaaccaaaCCAAAGTCTACATATATTCAATTCATCTAAACTACAAGTAGAGGAATTCAAACTTGGATGGAGAGTGAGAGCAGTTGCTTTGGTTAAGCTCAGCTCAAGTTAAGTTAATTCTAGTCACATTTGATATTTAGAGTAGAGAAAGGAGTTGAAGCTCCCATTGTGGGCATGAGGAATGTCTTGAAAAAACAAATCTCAATTATATGCATAACTGTTCGCACATACAAGTAAGTTATATACTGGTATcaatttcatttcaataactGAGCAAACAAAGCTACACGAAGATAATGGTTTTACTTGAAAGGGGATAAGAATCctaatttcattttcttaaCTATTTTTAATGAACATATTAATGGGTATGGATCCTGTCAAGGAGCAAACAATTATATACAATGTGCTCGTAGGAAGTTGTAACTCCGAGTAAGCTGAGATGCATTGTGATTACCAACAAAGACGAATTGTAATTAATTTCTTCCTTTCCTTTAACTCACATATGGTTGTTGTTACACCTTAAACAAATTCATACAGCACTCcaagaaatcaaattaaaaaaagacaGAGGCCTTGGCCTCAAAGAGGAAAGGCGAAAAAAAAGGTGCATATTGGGGAGGATTTCATCAAACAGAAATGACCAGCACAAGGTCAAGCAATTAAGTATACGTTTATACGATCAGCAGTTGATGATGCGTCTCTCTGCTACTTATTAACTTTAATTACCTTAGGTCGGTCACCAAGCCTGAGCTCAAGATCTAAGTCTTCTATGGAGCTGGAGCTAATTTCAAACCCTTCAGCTGATTGGACATGATGTACTTTATCAACAGAACCTGATTTTAGGAAGAAGGGTATCGATGATGGGACGTCATCCGTTCTTCTTCTCTTGCTGCTAACTATAGCTTCATCGCCGTCATCGGAGGTAGAAGTATGCTCACAGCGGacaaccaaattcaaactcacaGATAAATTAAGATCACTATTTGCGACATGGTGATCACCCTTTTCCCTACATGAACTAGATTCCACCTTTCTCGAAATCTTGTCTCCTTTGATATGATCTCTCTCGGCAGATCTTTTGTTATAATATCTGTTTATGCCCATGACAGACCAAGATTGAGGAGAAGacgcagaagaagaagaaggtgggaTCAGGGTTTGTTCAGCACAATTTTTTTTGCATGGTAACTGAGCTGAAACCCTAGAAACTGAGGACGGTGATGATGTTGCAATAGGGCTTTTAGGGTTGTAAACCTGGGCACAAACTTGATGAGATGAGAATTGAAAACTACCCAAAGATGATGAGAAGGGATTATTAGCACTATTTTGGAGAGAATGGTCATGAtcctgatgatgatgaaggtggTTGTGACGGGCAGTTTCGTCATTTGGAGACTGCTTTAGTATAGCCCTGTCTCTCCTGTGAACATTCATGTGGCCACCAAGAGCTTGAGCTGAACGGAATTCTCTCCTACAGAAACTGCAAGAATAAGATCTCGGAGGCCATATGCAGCCTCCGAGAGGCCCTGCCGCATCTTCGGCGAAAGCTTGTTCTTCCCATGAATCATCGTTTGAAATTGgcacttgaagatgatgatcgTGATTAGATGAACTCAAGCCGTTGTTTTTGCGCTTCGCCCACTTCCAGTACCGTGCTTGTTCCATTGTTGCACTGCTCTCTGCAGCAAGGctcaattgaaagaaaaatcaaaattccaaaaaaaaaaaaaaagaggaaaaatttgaaaatagatGGGTTATGAAAGAAGTAGTACTATAATATTTAAGTGTATAAGTTTAAGTTGGAGACTGAAAAGTACATGGACTGATCTGAGCCATGGAAGACTGAGAGGTTGCTTAGGGTGGTGTCTGTTTGATTGGCAGGTAATCAAAGTGGCGAGTACTCTATGCCTTGCCTGATAAAATGGTAGCtgtactttttctttttgtttagtattTCTGGTTGGCTTTCAGTCAGTATTCACTGAAACGAGAAGtactatatttttttctctgtttttaTCTTTGGAGGAGGAAGCAATTATggtttaatatatattaaatcaCTGTTGCGAGGTCCTGATCTGATGAGTCCCTCTTGTAAGTTGAGGGTGCTTAGTGACAAACTGAAACAATCTGACTGAAATCTCCTCAAATGAAAGAGTGCCAAGATGCTTCAGTTCCTCCTCCTTAATTTGTACTTAAATTAGTTTAACCTCAACAATCAAGCAAAACGCATGATTTCATGCATAATCATTATTATTTCATTAGAGAACGAAATTTTTTGGAGTGCGACCGTCACACAATAAGATAGTACGTTCTACAATTAAGCCGTCAATTAGGGCCATTAAGGAGATGGAATAGtattaaacaaattaatttttccaACTAATTAACATATCATATCGGTCAACAAAGCTCATAAACAACTACAAGTATAATTCTCACTGAACAGTAAATTTTGATTAAGAGGCTAAAAAATTATTTAGCAGAGAGGTAGCCAGGCCTTgacaattttgtatttattcttttgtttctcTCATACTCCAAAGATATACACGTGTACCGAATATTGAGTATTCTGGGTTGACAGGAAGCCGTCCGTTGTTGAACTTCTGGCAAGTACCTAAAAACCACATTTAGAACACATGACCGAAGGGCCAAGACACATACAATATTTGAAAGAGAAGAAAACACCCCcataattaaagaaagaaaaagaggaaaagcAATGGTGATCATGCAGCAGATTGCTCCAGGTTTATATTTTGATCTTTCCTTTCATTCCTTTATATCATTTTTAACCACTGGttgtcaaacataatttatacAACATCAGATTACATTCTTTGATAAGATTTTTGCCTTTTGTTTTCACAAAACCTGCAACAGAACAATTGTAGGAC harbors:
- the LOC126618539 gene encoding zinc finger protein 10-like, with product MEQARYWKWAKRKNNGLSSSNHDHHLQVPISNDDSWEEQAFAEDAAGPLGGCIWPPRSYSCSFCRREFRSAQALGGHMNVHRRDRAILKQSPNDETARHNHLHHHQDHDHSLQNSANNPFSSSLGSFQFSSHQVCAQVYNPKSPIATSSPSSVSRVSAQLPCKKNCAEQTLIPPSSSSASSPQSWSVMGINRYYNKRSAERDHIKGDKISRKVESSSCREKGDHHVANSDLNLSVSLNLVVRCEHTSTSDDGDEAIVSSKRRRTDDVPSSIPFFLKSGSVDKVHHVQSAEGFEISSSSIEDLDLELRLGDRPKVIKVNK